GTGGGCGACCCGGGCGGGATCGTGGCCGTGTCCGGCGGCCACCCGCGCGTACCGGGCCAGCAGCTCCGCCTTCTCCGGCAGGTCGGCGTGCATGCCCAGCAGCAGTGGGAAGCCGTGCCGGGCGGCCAGGTCCACCGTCGAGGGAGAGGTGGCCGCCACCCACACCGGCAGTGCCCGCGCCGGCCGGGGGACGACCGGGACCGGCCGGAACGGGAAGCGCCGGTTGCCGGCCACCGTCGCCGCTCCGGACACCCACCGGGCCAGCACGTCGAGCGCGTCGGCGAACCCCTCGGTGTAGCGGTCCAGGCCGGTGCCGAAGACCTCCAGGTCGACCCAGGGACCGCCGCGGCCGACACCGAGCCGGAACCGGCCGCCGGAGATCGTGTCGAGCAGGGCCGCCTCCTCGCCGAGGGCGACCGGGTGCCGGTCGGACAGCACGCACGCCGCCGTGCCGACCGTGATCCGCCGGGTCGCGCCGAGCAGGTGCGCGGCGACGGTGGTCGCCGAGGGGATGACGCCGTACGGGACGAAGTGGTGCTCGGCCAGCCAGACCCCGGCCCAGCCGGCGGCCTCGGCCGCCAGGGCGTAGCGGTGGGCGTCGGCGAGGGCCTCGGCGTGCGTCGTGCCGGGGTGCTGCCCGGCGAGCAGGAACAGGTGGGCGTCCACC
This genomic interval from Micromonospora coxensis contains the following:
- a CDS encoding LLM class flavin-dependent oxidoreductase; this translates as MDAHLFLLAGQHPGTTHAEALADAHRYALAAEAAGWAGVWLAEHHFVPYGVIPSATTVAAHLLGATRRITVGTAACVLSDRHPVALGEEAALLDTISGGRFRLGVGRGGPWVDLEVFGTGLDRYTEGFADALDVLARWVSGAATVAGNRRFPFRPVPVVPRPARALPVWVAATSPSTVDLAARHGFPLLLGMHADLPEKAELLARYARVAAGHGHDPARVAHASAHLAHLADSDEEAACAVRAGLPGLLAGAARHVRLDGSPGAGRDPHRYTAHLIDIHPVGAPTRCRAAVARAAALPGVRHLLFMVEAGGDRDAALRTVHRFPRDVLEPALGDARTGDTAPACASGGPVDR